Genomic segment of Gloeocapsa sp. PCC 7428:
GATCGTCGCCCTCGACGAAAGCTGCTTCGGGTTCTGTTACCGTAAATTTGTCCAGATTCGCTTGCAACAGTTCTTTCTGGCGATCGCTCAATCCTTCAATATTCAACACATCCTCAACATTTTCGTAGGGAGCATTCTTGATAATTTTCTTGGCTAGATTAGGATACATTCCTGGATACCGTTGAAATGCTCGTACATTGGTATTGTTCAAATCAATTTTTTTACCAAAGTCCGTAGCTAGTTTATCATCAGCACGGTTTCGCGGTGCTGATTCTACCTCAACGCCCAAAATTGCTGAATGTAGGCTGACATTGCCCAAATTTGCCGCAACTGCTTGTTGCGGTACGCCAAGCCATCCCAGACACCCTACGACGAAAAACAAAATTGCCAATACACGCATCAATCGTTTCACGATTTCTCTACCTCTTTCCATCAATCTGAAATCAACACACAGCAGGCTTTCTGAAACTAATATATAGCTTTATTGATCCCGAAGCTATCACTTATAGCATTGATAAGTAAATTTTGGTTATTGAATCTCAGACATGAAACAGGAAGATGGATTAGAGTTCAGAAAACAGAAGGCTTTTATGGAGTTCTCA
This window contains:
- the psbU gene encoding photosystem II complex extrinsic protein PsbU; amino-acid sequence: MKRLMRVLAILFFVVGCLGWLGVPQQAVAANLGNVSLHSAILGVEVESAPRNRADDKLATDFGKKIDLNNTNVRAFQRYPGMYPNLAKKIIKNAPYENVEDVLNIEGLSDRQKELLQANLDKFTVTEPEAAFVEGDDRFNNGIYR